A genomic window from Gemmatimonadaceae bacterium includes:
- a CDS encoding ZIP family metal transporter: MEALLEFFSRTDPVLGALIATTFTWLVTAAGASIVFLVPNLGRQSLDAMLGFTGGVMVAASFWSLLAPAIAMSERMGVPGWLPAAVGFGGGALFIYALDKVLPHLHINFDPSRSEGVQTPWHRTTLLVLAITLHNIPEGLAVGVLFGGVAAGIPEATIGGAVALAIGIGLQNFPEGIAVSMPLRRAGLSRGKSFFFGQASAVVEPIAGVIGAAAVLFMQPILPYALAFAAGAMIYVVVEEVIPETQQADNTDIATLGFIGGFIVMMVLDVALG; this comes from the coding sequence GTGGAAGCCCTGCTCGAATTCTTCTCCCGCACCGATCCGGTCCTCGGCGCGCTCATTGCCACGACGTTCACGTGGCTCGTCACGGCCGCCGGTGCCTCGATCGTGTTCCTCGTGCCCAACTTGGGCCGGCAGTCGCTCGACGCAATGCTCGGCTTCACCGGTGGCGTGATGGTCGCCGCCAGCTTCTGGTCGCTGCTCGCCCCCGCCATCGCGATGAGCGAGCGAATGGGCGTGCCGGGATGGCTGCCGGCGGCCGTCGGCTTCGGCGGCGGCGCGCTGTTCATCTACGCGCTCGACAAAGTCCTGCCGCACCTGCACATCAACTTCGACCCGTCACGTTCCGAGGGCGTACAGACGCCCTGGCATCGCACGACGCTGCTGGTGCTCGCCATCACGCTGCACAACATCCCCGAAGGCCTCGCCGTGGGTGTGCTCTTCGGCGGCGTGGCCGCGGGCATTCCCGAGGCGACAATCGGCGGCGCGGTGGCCCTGGCCATCGGCATCGGATTGCAGAACTTCCCCGAGGGCATCGCCGTCTCGATGCCGCTGCGCCGCGCGGGCCTCAGCCGCGGCAAGAGCTTCTTCTTCGGGCAGGCCAGCGCCGTGGTGGAGCCGATCGCCGGCGTCATCGGCGCGGCGGCCGTGCTCTTTATGCAGCCCATCCTGCCCTACGCGCTGGCCTTCGCCGCCGGCGCGATGATCTACGTGGTCGTCGAGGAAGTGATCCCGGAGACGCAGCAGGCCGACAATACCGACATCGCCACACTGGGCTTCATCGGCGGCTTCATCGTGATGATGGTGCTGGACGTGGCGCTGGGCTGA
- a CDS encoding succinylglutamate desuccinylase/aspartoacylase family protein: MPSLRRIALRLALACTAGVLLVSTAAPALEAQQPALRTWQEENEFKAGPTPFEPLMKFWYELDRQSDLVSIRPLTRTLLGREFTLVTISKEPMANAQDALRSGKTIVFIGNAVHGNEPAGKEASQLVARDLVFGDLRHVLDSAIVLFVPLINPDGGEVRRRTNEEGFDMNRDWLKLESQEIHAIVTQVLNEWTPDIHIDTHHGGSAPYTLTWQGTLNPAADRELREYPYRTVFPAIRTALRAEGYDGFDYSGAQTRDGVRGWGSTSVEARKHHVYTGLVNSIGMLFETPSSTHRVRNGAVEAIPQPERYYHQVRGQVIGIRTVLLHAHRRRSEVRALTNASRLRAIRAGANPTAADAVVVEYELVSRGTEPVWMPNAPAGGPGGGQGGPGGQGQNITYTLQNVPVWLKYDVKRTIPRARGYVLPASIAKVVPLLLEHGIQVHRFTTPTTLELEVYDALGVRRNEYFQGHYLQSVTGVEKKVERVDVPAGWYYVSTAQSKGNLISYFLEPETDDNLITWNYTDNVLRVTPSSVDEAMQGLLGDNDLNSLTPQQREQLEARARAMMAAKQRVPMMRLVTPQPMPLLEVISFNEYNRTRYWQP, translated from the coding sequence ATGCCGAGTCTTCGCCGGATCGCCCTTCGCCTTGCGCTCGCCTGCACCGCGGGCGTCCTGCTCGTCAGCACCGCGGCGCCCGCACTCGAGGCCCAACAGCCCGCTCTCCGCACCTGGCAGGAGGAGAACGAGTTCAAGGCCGGGCCCACGCCCTTCGAGCCCCTGATGAAGTTCTGGTACGAGCTCGACCGCCAGAGCGACCTCGTGAGCATCCGGCCGCTCACGCGCACGCTGCTCGGCCGCGAGTTCACGCTCGTGACCATCTCCAAGGAGCCGATGGCCAATGCGCAGGACGCCCTGCGCAGCGGCAAGACCATCGTCTTCATCGGCAACGCCGTGCACGGCAACGAACCGGCCGGCAAGGAAGCGTCGCAGCTGGTCGCGCGCGACCTCGTCTTCGGCGACCTGCGCCACGTGCTCGACAGCGCGATCGTGCTGTTCGTGCCGCTGATCAACCCCGACGGCGGCGAGGTGCGGCGGCGCACCAACGAAGAAGGCTTCGATATGAACCGCGACTGGCTCAAGCTCGAGTCGCAGGAGATCCACGCCATCGTCACCCAGGTGCTGAACGAGTGGACGCCCGACATCCATATCGACACGCACCACGGCGGCTCGGCCCCGTACACGCTCACCTGGCAGGGCACGCTGAACCCCGCCGCCGACCGCGAGCTGCGCGAGTACCCGTACCGCACGGTGTTCCCCGCCATCCGGACGGCGCTGCGCGCCGAGGGCTACGACGGCTTCGACTACTCCGGCGCCCAGACCCGCGACGGCGTGCGGGGCTGGGGCTCGACGTCGGTCGAGGCCCGCAAGCACCACGTCTACACCGGGCTCGTGAACTCCATCGGGATGCTCTTTGAAACGCCGTCGTCCACGCACCGCGTGCGCAACGGCGCCGTGGAGGCCATCCCGCAGCCGGAGCGCTACTACCACCAGGTGCGTGGCCAGGTGATCGGTATCCGCACGGTGCTGCTGCACGCGCATCGCCGCCGCAGCGAGGTGCGTGCGCTCACCAACGCCTCGCGGCTTCGCGCCATCCGCGCCGGAGCCAACCCGACTGCCGCCGATGCCGTCGTGGTAGAGTACGAGCTCGTCTCGCGCGGCACGGAGCCCGTGTGGATGCCCAACGCGCCTGCCGGTGGGCCGGGCGGCGGCCAGGGCGGACCCGGCGGGCAGGGCCAGAACATCACGTACACGCTGCAGAATGTGCCGGTGTGGCTCAAGTACGACGTGAAGCGCACGATTCCCCGCGCGCGCGGCTACGTGCTCCCGGCCTCCATCGCCAAGGTGGTGCCGTTGCTGCTCGAGCACGGCATCCAGGTGCATCGCTTCACCACGCCCACCACGCTCGAGCTCGAGGTGTACGACGCCCTCGGCGTGCGCCGCAACGAGTACTTCCAGGGTCACTACCTGCAGTCCGTGACCGGCGTGGAGAAGAAGGTCGAGCGCGTGGACGTGCCGGCCGGCTGGTACTACGTGAGCACGGCGCAATCCAAGGGCAACCTGATCTCGTACTTCCTCGAGCCCGAGACCGACGACAACCTCATCACGTGGAACTACACGGACAACGTGCTCCGCGTGACGCCGAGCAGCGTCGACGAAGCGATGCAGGGCCTGCTCGGCGACAACGACCTCAACAGCCTCACGCCCCAGCAGCGTGAGCAGCTCGAGGCCCGGGCGCGGGCGATGATGGCCGCCAAGCAACGCGTACCGATGATGCGGCTGGTGACGCCGCAGCCGATGCCGCTGCTCGAGGTCATCAGCTTCAACGAGTACAACCGCACGCGGTACTGGCAGCCGTAA
- a CDS encoding NTP transferase domain-containing protein, with amino-acid sequence MAFAEPETDVALWAVVFAGGIGSRFWPLSTPARPKPLLALVSEQTLIEETVGRLQPTIPPERVLILTSRDIAPAIRSVTRDVPDENVLVEPRPLGTAAALAWGAQELHRRAGPSAMCVAIHADLAVDFAEEFRRTLRRAAAYSARESALVSVGIQPSRPETGFGYVMPGPALDAAHPLAKGGATTTLRYVEKPSEHEAGELIAQGARWHGGIVVGAAETFLAEMAAHTPEVRDGLEPLRSGNLPGFVGMVRATSLERGLLERSQRLLLVQGEFGWDDVGTWASLRRARDLDDDGNGAVGSVHFVEAECNVVHAEKGTVVVYGLSRMLVVSLDGLTFVTSLDRATDLRPLLDALPGSMRIHPKGSQ; translated from the coding sequence GTGGCGTTCGCCGAGCCGGAAACGGATGTGGCACTCTGGGCCGTGGTGTTCGCGGGCGGCATCGGCTCGCGCTTCTGGCCGCTTTCCACGCCGGCCCGGCCCAAACCGCTGCTCGCGCTGGTCTCGGAGCAGACGCTGATCGAAGAGACGGTCGGGCGACTCCAGCCGACGATCCCCCCGGAGCGCGTGCTCATCCTCACCAGCCGCGACATCGCCCCGGCGATTCGTTCGGTGACGAGGGACGTGCCGGACGAGAACGTCCTGGTGGAGCCGCGCCCGCTGGGCACCGCGGCCGCGCTGGCGTGGGGCGCGCAAGAACTCCACCGCCGCGCGGGTCCCAGCGCGATGTGCGTGGCCATCCACGCCGACCTCGCCGTGGACTTCGCCGAGGAGTTCCGCCGCACGCTGCGCCGCGCGGCGGCGTACTCCGCGCGCGAGTCCGCGTTGGTGTCGGTGGGCATCCAGCCTTCGCGCCCCGAGACGGGCTTCGGCTACGTGATGCCGGGGCCGGCGCTCGACGCGGCCCACCCCCTGGCCAAGGGTGGCGCCACGACGACCCTGCGCTACGTCGAGAAACCCAGCGAGCACGAAGCCGGCGAACTCATCGCCCAGGGTGCGCGCTGGCACGGCGGCATCGTCGTCGGTGCGGCCGAGACCTTCCTTGCCGAGATGGCCGCGCATACGCCCGAGGTGCGCGACGGGCTCGAGCCGCTGCGCAGCGGCAACCTGCCGGGCTTCGTCGGGATGGTGCGCGCTACGTCGTTGGAGCGCGGCCTGCTCGAGCGTAGCCAGCGCCTGCTGCTGGTCCAAGGCGAGTTCGGCTGGGACGACGTCGGCACCTGGGCGTCGCTGCGCCGCGCCCGCGACCTCGACGACGACGGCAATGGTGCCGTGGGCAGCGTGCATTTCGTCGAGGCCGAATGCAACGTCGTGCACGCCGAGAAAGGGACGGTGGTCGTGTACGGCCTCTCGCGGATGCTGGTGGTCTCGCTCGACGGCCTGACCTTCGTGACGTCGCTGGACCGCGCCACCGACCTGCGCCCGCTGCTCGACGCCCTCCCCGGCTCGATGCGCATCCATCCGAAGGGCTCGCAATGA
- a CDS encoding class I SAM-dependent methyltransferase: protein MATRLLKWRGQFRRSPWMRPYEEDVITELLRRLQPRRCLEWGGGLSTVQFPALLPEAARWLTIEHDAAWARQLATMVTRQGTTVRHVPPDDPAFRDDGDATAFASYLAAAESEAPYDFIFIDGRARAAGVARAAQLLAPEGVVVLHDANRDAYLGATAAFAYQVLLRDRRCGRPRESGGVWLGSLGRDLSSVLDVAFHQRVWAFYNGIGRFIA from the coding sequence ATGGCCACCCGCCTCCTCAAATGGCGCGGCCAGTTTCGCCGCTCCCCCTGGATGCGGCCGTACGAGGAAGACGTCATCACCGAACTGCTGCGCCGCCTGCAGCCGCGGCGCTGCCTCGAGTGGGGCGGTGGCCTCAGCACGGTGCAGTTCCCCGCCCTGCTGCCGGAGGCCGCGCGTTGGCTGACGATCGAGCACGACGCAGCGTGGGCACGGCAACTCGCAACGATGGTCACTCGCCAAGGCACCACCGTGCGGCACGTGCCGCCCGACGACCCGGCCTTCCGCGATGATGGGGACGCGACTGCATTCGCGTCGTATCTGGCCGCCGCCGAGTCCGAGGCGCCGTACGACTTCATCTTCATCGATGGGCGGGCCAGGGCGGCCGGAGTCGCGCGCGCGGCGCAGTTGCTCGCGCCCGAGGGCGTGGTCGTGCTGCACGATGCGAACCGCGACGCCTACCTCGGCGCAACGGCGGCGTTCGCGTATCAGGTGTTGTTGCGCGATCGGCGATGCGGGCGACCGCGGGAGTCGGGTGGGGTGTGGCTTGGGAGTCTGGGGCGCGACCTCAGCAGCGTGCTCGACGTCGCCTTCCACCAACGCGTGTGGGCCTTCTACAACGGCATCGGGCGCTTCATCGCGTAG
- a CDS encoding Ig-like domain-containing protein, translated as MRSLHRIRARWTLSSRLLGVAALAVMPGCRGERPLGPRAVKQVAVVALADTIRPGQTAALAAVALNVSGDLLDVPIAWRSLTPALASVDADGNVLALAPGVATIRATASAVFADQRLFLVNPPAADLVDLPDSLILTLPGPPVRVTAQPVDAGGAQIIGAPTQWTSDAARIAIVSGDGIISPIAIGRAVLTVQVDGVSRTMPVRVTPTPSAAAPIITEVAPLLIHPGELITVRGEGFTRAPSGASVFVDGRALQLTSLSDTLLTGVLASAGLPCLPTSDVFLQVTTESGIAAQQVRLQVAPQRSPAVGTAELFLSAAEARCVELPGDGRYLVTVVNAARALGSGGVTTVVEGLVGAGTPSLLASVEAVGGFALTAHSGVLEGSRRQLQQMRLAPTSALQPALQLPAVGGITAVRIPDLDAANFCVSYRPIDARVVYLGSTIAIVEDTISMRDGVPTLAGTMDAAIAALGTEVETVIWPLLSRFGNPLVMDSRLDDNGRVVIVLSPVMNELRNGEVLGAVVSCDFFPRAQLPSSNVGEMLYLQVPTSAAAGMVPGTIERWRHEVRGTIAHELKHVVSFAERIVRGQLPEESWLEEAGALHAEEVYARAVLGLSATGNTGYDAIRCEVLVLVGAADCHDTPRLLRPHAEALWRFLSASQVRSPLGPTTVGDRSYYGSAWSLLRWALDHAAASEATFTTALTTGGLSGVANLEARAGRSWDQMLLRWSLALASDGRAGLTVTDSTLQFPSWDLASLFAGFCADIGSCGGVSSDGLFTSEQPLQARVAAGNFAYSTANVPPGGFTIVDIAPGAAGTRMLLRLSSGNGTPPHQNVRLAVLRVQ; from the coding sequence ATGCGCTCCCTTCACCGCATTCGCGCACGCTGGACGCTCTCCAGTCGCCTTCTCGGCGTCGCCGCCTTGGCGGTGATGCCGGGTTGCCGTGGCGAGCGGCCGCTCGGCCCGCGCGCGGTGAAGCAGGTCGCGGTCGTCGCGCTGGCGGATACGATCCGCCCCGGCCAGACGGCCGCGCTCGCGGCCGTCGCGCTCAACGTGTCGGGCGACCTCCTCGACGTGCCGATCGCGTGGCGGTCATTGACGCCTGCGCTGGCGAGCGTGGATGCGGACGGCAATGTGTTGGCGTTGGCCCCGGGCGTCGCGACCATCCGTGCGACGGCGAGCGCCGTATTCGCCGACCAGCGCCTCTTCCTCGTGAATCCGCCGGCAGCCGATCTTGTGGACCTGCCGGACTCGCTGATCCTCACCCTGCCGGGGCCTCCGGTGCGCGTGACGGCGCAGCCGGTGGATGCGGGTGGAGCGCAAATCATCGGCGCCCCCACGCAGTGGACCAGCGATGCCGCTCGCATCGCCATCGTTTCCGGGGACGGCATCATCTCGCCGATCGCGATCGGTCGCGCCGTGCTCACGGTACAGGTGGACGGCGTGTCGCGCACGATGCCGGTGCGCGTGACGCCCACGCCGAGTGCCGCGGCGCCGATCATCACAGAGGTCGCGCCGCTGCTGATCCATCCCGGCGAGCTGATCACGGTGCGCGGCGAAGGCTTCACCCGCGCCCCTAGCGGCGCCAGCGTATTCGTGGACGGCCGCGCGCTGCAGCTGACCTCGCTCTCGGATACGCTGCTCACCGGCGTGCTCGCGTCGGCGGGCCTGCCCTGCCTGCCGACCAGCGACGTCTTCCTGCAGGTCACGACCGAAAGCGGCATCGCGGCGCAGCAGGTCCGCCTGCAGGTCGCACCGCAGCGCAGCCCGGCCGTCGGCACCGCCGAGCTGTTCCTGAGCGCCGCCGAGGCGCGCTGCGTCGAGCTGCCTGGCGACGGTCGCTACCTCGTGACGGTCGTCAACGCCGCGCGTGCGCTCGGCAGCGGCGGCGTCACCACCGTGGTCGAGGGCCTCGTGGGCGCCGGGACGCCCAGCTTGCTGGCGAGCGTCGAAGCCGTCGGCGGATTCGCCCTCACCGCGCACAGCGGCGTGCTCGAGGGCTCGCGGCGCCAACTGCAGCAGATGCGCCTCGCGCCGACATCGGCGCTGCAGCCCGCGCTGCAACTGCCCGCCGTCGGTGGGATCACGGCCGTGCGCATCCCGGACCTCGATGCCGCAAACTTCTGCGTCAGCTACCGACCGATCGACGCGCGCGTCGTGTATCTCGGGAGCACCATCGCCATCGTCGAGGACACCATCTCGATGCGCGACGGCGTCCCCACGCTCGCGGGGACGATGGACGCCGCCATCGCCGCGCTGGGCACCGAGGTCGAGACCGTCATCTGGCCGCTGCTCTCGCGCTTTGGGAATCCCTTGGTGATGGATAGCCGGCTGGACGACAACGGCCGCGTGGTGATCGTGCTCTCACCGGTGATGAACGAGCTGCGCAACGGCGAGGTGCTCGGCGCGGTGGTGAGCTGTGACTTCTTCCCGCGCGCCCAACTCCCGTCCAGCAACGTCGGCGAGATGCTCTACCTGCAGGTGCCGACCTCGGCCGCCGCGGGGATGGTGCCGGGCACGATCGAGCGCTGGCGGCACGAGGTCCGCGGAACCATCGCGCACGAGCTCAAGCACGTGGTGAGCTTCGCCGAACGCATCGTGCGCGGGCAGTTGCCCGAGGAGAGCTGGCTCGAGGAAGCCGGCGCCCTGCACGCGGAGGAAGTCTACGCGCGCGCCGTGCTCGGGCTCTCCGCCACCGGTAACACTGGGTACGATGCCATCCGCTGTGAGGTGTTGGTCCTCGTGGGCGCGGCCGACTGCCACGACACGCCGCGGCTGCTGCGCCCGCACGCCGAGGCGCTGTGGCGCTTCCTCTCAGCGTCACAGGTCCGTTCGCCGCTCGGGCCCACCACCGTCGGGGACCGCAGCTACTACGGCAGCGCGTGGTCCTTGCTGCGCTGGGCGCTGGACCACGCCGCCGCGTCCGAAGCGACGTTCACCACCGCGCTGACCACCGGCGGACTCAGCGGTGTCGCCAACCTCGAGGCCCGCGCGGGCCGCAGTTGGGACCAGATGTTGCTGCGCTGGTCGCTGGCCCTCGCGAGCGACGGCCGTGCCGGACTCACGGTGACGGATTCGACCTTGCAGTTCCCGTCCTGGGATCTCGCGTCGCTGTTCGCGGGCTTCTGCGCCGACATCGGGTCCTGCGGCGGCGTGTCCAGCGACGGACTGTTCACGAGCGAGCAGCCGCTGCAGGCACGCGTCGCCGCGGGGAACTTCGCCTACAGCACGGCGAACGTCCCGCCGGGGGGCTTCACCATCGTGGACATCGCGCCCGGGGCGGCCGGCACGCGAATGCTGTTGCGGCTGTCCAGTGGGAACGGCACGCCGCCACACCAGAACGTCCGCCTCGCCGTCCTGCGCGTCCAATGA
- a CDS encoding sterol desaturase family protein: MEAIAAYFGTIPSSHRALILAGGIATFWIWESALPLFRFQYRKWSHALVNFFFTFTTIVVNFALAFLLLRTSEWAIAREIGLLFWLPPMPLLLATLVGLLVLDLISAWLAHFVSHQLPPLWKLHLIHHSDTHVDTTTANRHHPGESVVRFAFTALAVVVVGAPLWMVFLYQAMSVVLSQFNHANIKLPAALDRALAWVIVSPDMHKVHHHYVLPHTDSNYGNIFSVWDRLFGTFRTIDQSKLVYGIDTHMDAKEHASVGALLTMPFRPKPQPTRPPSE; encoded by the coding sequence ATGGAAGCCATCGCCGCCTACTTCGGGACGATCCCGTCCTCCCACCGCGCCCTGATCCTCGCGGGGGGCATCGCGACCTTCTGGATCTGGGAGAGCGCGCTGCCGCTGTTCCGCTTTCAGTACCGCAAGTGGTCGCACGCGCTGGTGAACTTCTTCTTCACCTTCACCACGATCGTGGTGAACTTCGCGCTCGCCTTCCTCCTCCTGCGCACCTCGGAGTGGGCGATTGCCCGTGAGATCGGCCTGCTCTTCTGGCTGCCGCCGATGCCGCTGCTGCTCGCCACGCTCGTCGGCCTGCTGGTACTCGACCTGATCTCGGCCTGGCTGGCGCACTTCGTGTCGCACCAGTTGCCGCCGCTGTGGAAGCTGCACCTCATCCACCACAGCGACACGCACGTGGACACCACCACGGCCAACCGGCATCACCCGGGCGAGAGCGTCGTGCGCTTCGCCTTCACCGCGCTCGCCGTGGTCGTGGTGGGCGCGCCGCTGTGGATGGTCTTCCTGTACCAGGCGATGAGCGTGGTGCTCAGCCAGTTCAACCACGCCAACATCAAGCTGCCTGCTGCGCTCGACCGCGCGCTGGCCTGGGTGATCGTGTCGCCGGATATGCACAAGGTGCACCACCACTACGTGCTCCCGCACACGGATTCCAACTACGGCAACATCTTCTCCGTCTGGGACCGGTTGTTCGGCACCTTCCGCACGATCGACCAGTCCAAGCTGGTCTACGGCATCGACACGCATATGGACGCCAAGGAACACGCGTCCGTCGGCGCGCTGCTCACGATGCCGTTCCGGCCCAAGCCGCAGCCGACGCGGCCGCCCAGCGAGTGA
- a CDS encoding YfcC family protein, producing the protein MTRRLPHPLLLLLGGVAVAALFTWLLPAGEYTRVFDGAAGRQLVVPGTYAAVTPAPASPWATLMAVPRGIATGIEVILTVLVIGGAFALLDATGALARLLGALLGRGLRPPLVLVSVSLVCAIGGAAEQMHEEFIALMPVLVVLSLRLGYGAITAVMMSMGAAAVGAAFGPTNPFGTGIALRMAELPPGSAMGLRLALLGAAVALWIAWTLFRARRDDIRPALDVVEVTPPSWRDAASLAALVLPIVIYVWGVLRFDWGFNQLTGMFLVAGFVVGLLQRMSLDVTTAGFIRGMETMLGAGLLVGIARAISIVLTDGRVIDTMIAWSVAPLEAVPPMLAALLMIPVHAIVHIPVPSTSGQAVLMMPIMAPMADLLGFSRDTAVLAFQAGAVMSDLVNPTNGAMLAMLLKAGVPYGRWLRHALPGMFLMWLVAAVGILILR; encoded by the coding sequence GTGACGCGCCGCCTTCCGCATCCCCTCCTCTTGCTCCTTGGTGGCGTCGCGGTGGCGGCGCTGTTCACGTGGCTGCTTCCCGCCGGGGAGTACACGCGGGTGTTCGATGGCGCTGCCGGCCGGCAGCTGGTGGTGCCGGGGACCTATGCGGCGGTGACGCCGGCACCAGCGAGTCCGTGGGCGACTCTGATGGCCGTGCCGCGCGGGATCGCCACCGGCATCGAGGTCATCCTCACGGTCCTGGTCATCGGCGGCGCCTTCGCGTTGCTGGATGCGACCGGTGCGCTCGCGCGCCTGCTCGGCGCGCTGCTGGGGCGCGGACTGCGCCCGCCGCTTGTGCTCGTGTCGGTGTCGCTGGTCTGCGCGATTGGCGGGGCGGCGGAGCAGATGCACGAGGAGTTCATCGCCCTGATGCCGGTGCTCGTGGTGCTGTCCCTGCGCCTCGGCTACGGCGCCATCACGGCGGTGATGATGAGTATGGGCGCCGCCGCCGTCGGCGCGGCGTTCGGGCCGACGAACCCCTTCGGCACCGGGATCGCCCTGCGGATGGCAGAGCTCCCGCCGGGCAGCGCGATGGGACTGCGGCTCGCGCTGCTCGGCGCCGCGGTCGCGCTGTGGATCGCGTGGACGCTCTTCCGTGCGCGGCGGGACGACATTCGCCCCGCGCTGGACGTGGTCGAGGTGACGCCGCCCAGCTGGCGAGATGCCGCCTCGCTCGCCGCACTGGTGCTGCCCATCGTCATCTACGTGTGGGGTGTGCTGCGCTTCGACTGGGGCTTCAACCAGCTCACGGGGATGTTCCTCGTGGCGGGCTTCGTCGTCGGGCTGCTGCAACGGATGTCGCTCGACGTCACCACCGCCGGATTCATCCGCGGGATGGAGACGATGCTCGGCGCCGGCCTCCTGGTGGGCATCGCGCGCGCCATCAGCATCGTGCTCACCGACGGCCGCGTCATCGATACGATGATCGCGTGGTCGGTCGCCCCGCTCGAGGCCGTCCCGCCGATGCTTGCCGCCCTGTTGATGATTCCGGTGCACGCCATCGTTCACATTCCGGTGCCCTCCACGAGCGGGCAAGCCGTCCTGATGATGCCGATTATGGCGCCGATGGCCGACCTGCTGGGCTTCAGCCGCGACACCGCGGTACTGGCGTTCCAAGCCGGCGCCGTGATGTCGGATCTGGTCAATCCGACCAACGGCGCGATGCTCGCGATGCTGCTCAAAGCGGGCGTCCCCTACGGCCGGTGGCTCCGGCACGCCCTGCCGGGGATGTTCCTGATGTGGCTGGTGGCGGCAGTCGGCATCCTCATCCTGCGTTGA